The nucleotide sequence CATGACCGGACAAGCCATTTTCGAAGTCCGCCGAATCTTATTGAAGCACCTGCAAGAATTTGATGCCAAGAACCGGGTTGCCCTACAAACCGAAAGTGGTCCAGGTTCAAACGCCGATCCCGCACACTTGGCAACGCCGATCCGCCAAGCCAGCGATATTTCCGCCGCAACGGCAACGCGGTGAACGTTGACACGTCGTCAATCCGGGCAGCCCGCCGAAAAACCTAACGCCGCGAGGCGTCCGGTTGAACGCTAGCGGATCGTTCCAAATCCTGCCAAAGGTCCGGCCGATTGGCTGATGCCAGCGGTCGGGGAAATCTTGCCGGCATGCGGCATCGCAGCCAGCCGATTGGTCGGTTCCGCACCACGACGCCCGGGCATCGACACGCGGCCGGAGACGATTTTGCCGTCGCGGCTGGTTTCGCATCGCAACTTTCCGGCGATGGATCGACGTGCCTTCGGATACGCATCGACGTCTTCGGCCCCCGACACGACGTCCAACTTCCCACCATCGTCCGCTTGTCGCTGTTGGTCCTTTTCCGCCAACTCGCCGCGAACCACGCGGACATCTTTGGGGGCGTCGATGCCGATCCGAACGCTGTTTCCTTTGACACGCACCAGCGTGATCGTGATGCCGTCGCCGATAACGATTTGTTCTTTGGCTTTGCGAGTCAAAACTAACATGGCAGTTTCCTTTGCCCTCGGGCGCTGTGAATGTTGAACAGATTCCTTCCCGACGTCGCTCGATCCGCGTCGGAACGGTGAAGCGGTAATGCAGACGGTGTGCCATTTTGCAGGCCGTCATCTCAATGAATCTTCGTAAACTCAACGCAGTTCTTGGTTTACAAATTTCCAAACAGTGTCCGGCCCGATTCGCGTTGCGAACCATGAGAGAAAAACTTACCTCCGCTTTGCAAAATCTTTCCCCTTCACCAATGCCAGCAGTTCCGGGTGCCTTTGCGAACCTCGCAAATCCCGGTGTTCGCTACTACGATTCAGGCTCTGAACCTGTTTGGGCGAATTCGCAAAGGAGTTGCCACTTTCCTGTGATGGGAACGCCTCCGCAATCTTTAGCCCCAGCAAGACGAAGACTCCGCCTTGCTAGCAAACACTCCTATTGCCAGCAAACGTCTGGTGGTTCGGTCGTCGTTGATGCTGGTTTCCTCCCATTCTCGTGCTTTGCGAGCAATGTTGTGGACCGATGGGCAGCCTGATTGGCCACGATCCTGATGCAATGCCTTGGTGCACGATCGACGACCACCGGGAAATCCTGCCGATGTCGATGAGGGCTTGGATTTTGAAAGGAAACCTGGACTGCCGGTTTCAACCGAATCGGCTCCAGAGATGTCCGACAAAACCGAGCGGGTCAACACAAGGCCCACTCGACACGCACCATCCGCCCCCCGAGCAGACTCCCAACTGAAGTCGCGAAGAAATTCGATTCGTTGGCCACGTGGACAAAGGATCGAACATCCGGAATCAGGCTGGGAAATCGATGGAGCGCAACTTGACGGACACGCCCGCGATCACCGTCCAATATCCTGAACACTGGTTGCAAACAAATCCTCAATCACGTCTTGGCGCAAACTGTAAATCAGGAATCGTTCGTTTGTCACTTCAAGTTTGCTAATCTTCGAAACGAG is from Crateriforma conspicua and encodes:
- the csrA gene encoding carbon storage regulator CsrA, yielding MLVLTRKAKEQIVIGDGITITLVRVKGNSVRIGIDAPKDVRVVRGELAEKDQQRQADDGGKLDVVSGAEDVDAYPKARRSIAGKLRCETSRDGKIVSGRVSMPGRRGAEPTNRLAAMPHAGKISPTAGISQSAGPLAGFGTIR